AAGTTGCTCACAAGGAGGAGTTTGGGGCGGACGAGTCCGGCAGAGGAAAGATTTCTCTCTACCTTCCTTCACGCACCGCTCAGGTATTGAGGATGATGTAAGGGCTTGCAACTTTTTGGTAATAAAAGCGTGCACTTTAGCCGAAAGTTGCTCTGTTTTTACAAGTTAGAATTCAGTTTTGTAAATTTGCGGCATATGGCATATTTGGAATTTAATAAGGAAAAGCTGGTGAATCTGGAGTATTCTCTTGCAAGAGAGATTCTTCTTTCTAACCGCGCAGGAGGTTATGTAAACACTACTATTGTCTGTTGCAATACCAGAAAGTATCATGGGCTTCTGGTAGTCCCGATAGATAATTTTGGAGGTGAGAAGCATATTCTGCTCTCTAATATTCATGAGAGCCTTGTTCAGCACGGCAAATGCTTTAACCTTGGAATTGCTTCATACGGAGCTGTTTATGAACCAAGAGGACATAAGTATATTGTAGATTTTCAGATGAACTATTCATCTACAATCACTTATCAGGTTGGAGATATGCTGTTTAGCAAGACTATTATGTTTGTGCGGGAGACGGAAGAGGTTCTTATTAAATATACTTTGCTTGAGTCTCCTTCAACCGCAACTCTGAGGCTTAAACCGTTTTTGGCTTTCCGTAATATTCATGCTCTTACAAAAGCAAATACTGATGCGGATACCCGCTTCACGCCCGCTGATAATGGCGTTGCATTTTGTATGTATAAAGGTTTTCCTACTCTAAATCTGCAACTTAGCAAGAAGAATGATTGGGTGGCATGTCCGGATTGGTATTATAATATTGTGTACAAGGAGGAGAGCAGAAGGGGTTTTGATGACAGAGAGGATTTATTTGTACCGGGTTATTTTGAGGTGCCGATTAAAAAAGGGGAGAGCATTATTCTCTCCGCAAGCACTTCTCCTGCAATCTCTAAAGAGCTGATTTCCAGGTTTGCTGAGGAAATAAAGAAAAGGGACAACCGCCGCAACAGCTATGATGATTGTATGAAAATAGCGGGCAAGCAGTTCATAATCAGGAACAACGGCGAGTATAGCATTTGCAGCGGATATTCTTGGGATTATGAGTGTCTCCGCGACAGTTTTATTGCGCTGCCTGGTTTGACTGTTTACAATGACGGGGATGAGGAGAAATTCCACAAGGTGATGGAGAACGCATGTACGCAAAAACTAAATCAGCTTGTTGCCCCTTCAAATCAGCCGGATACTCCTTTGTGGATGTTTAAAACTTTGCAAGAGTATCAGGATTGGAAAGATGATTTTTGGAAATTCAATGATTCAAATAAAGTGGATGTCTCTGTGAAAGAGAGAGTTCAGAAGGATATTTGGAAGAGGTACGGGAAAGTGATGAGGGAGATTCTTGAATCATTTTTAGATGGACGAAGAGATGAAATAAAGCTCCACGGCAACGGATTGCTTTGGGCAAAGAAAACAGATACGGCTCTTTCATGGATGAATGTTTATGATGTGAATAAGAAGCCGATTACAGAGAGGGGAGGATATCAGGTGGAGGTTAATGCCTTATGGTACAATGCATTGTGCTACTACACAGAACTTGATGAAAAATTTGGAGATGGAAATTTTGCCAGGCACATTGCTCCGGTTATCAAATCCATAAAGGATAATTATTACAATTATTTTTGGAGTGAAGAGAGGGGGCACCTTGCAGACTATGTAGATGAGGAGGGACAGAATATTTATACTCGTCCTAACCAGCTGATGGCCTGCTCTGTACCGTACTCGCCAATAGAAGATGAGGTCAAAATGAAAGTGCTGGAATCTGTCGGGAGAGAACTTCTTACAACAAGAGGAATAAGAACTTTGTCTCCTAAGAATCCGCTGTATAAGGGTGTGTATGAGGGGAATCAGTCTGCAAGGGATTATGCTCATCACAATGGATGCGCATATCCTTGGATTTTAGGACCTTATATAAATTCTTGCTTGAGACTTCAGGGAAAATTCTGGATTTCAAAAGGGATGCATTTGATACATGCTTTTGAGGAGGATATGACGGTTCACGGAATAGGCACTATCTCTGAAATGTATGATGGAAATCCTCCGTTCCTGCCTCACGGATGTATATCTTTTGCTAATAGCGTAGGAGAGTTGATTAGAGCAAAATATATGCTTTCCAGATTCGGAAGCAAGGAACCGCTTCCGGTTCCTCACCCTGTTGGTGCAGAGTGTGTTACCGGCAGCGTTAAAGAGAAGAGCGCCAATAAGAAAGCCGGCAAAAAGAGAGTTCCCGCAGCAGCCGGCAAAGTCAAAAAGGGAGGGGTGAAGAGATGAGAGTTTTAATGTTTGGATGGGAATTTCCTCCCCATATTAGCGGAGGTCTTGGAACTGCTTGTTATGGAATCACAAAGGGATTGTCAAACAATGGAGTTGAGGTTCTGTTTGTTATGCCGTCAGCAAGCGGAGATGAGGATGCTAGCGCAGCACATATCATAAATGCATCTGATGTCTCTTTTGAGAAGAGCTGGACAAAAGTGAGCGACTTTTTTAAGAATGTAAAATTTTTAAAAGTTAGCAGCACTTTAGTTCCGTATGTAGATCCCGATGAGTTTAAAAGGCTAACTGTAAAGGAGATAGAAGAGCGCCGAAAAAAATCTGAATATGAAATGTTCAGAGTAAGGTACGGAGACAAATATAAGTTCAGCGGAAAATACGGAACCAATTTGATGGAGGAGGTTGCGCGCTACGCTATGGTCGCAGCTTCTATTGCGGCTCAAAATGATTTTGATGTCATTCATGCTCACGATTGGCTTACTTATGCGGCGGGAATTGCTGCAAAAAATATCTCCGGGAAGCCTCTTGTAGTTCATGTACATGCAACGGAGTTTGACAGAAGCGGAGACAATGTGAATCAGATAGTTTATGACATTGAGAGGATGGGAATGCAGGCGGCTGACAAAGTGATAACCGTGAGCAATCTTACCCGCAACATTGTTATTAGCAAATATGGAGTTGACCCAAAGAAAGTTGTGACCGTGCACAATGCGGTAGATTTTTCCGCCTACAAAAAGATGGATGTGCAAAGGGGTGTAGATGAGAAGATTGTAACATTTCTTGGACGCATCACTTTTCAGAAAGGGCCGGAATATTTTATAGAGGCTGCTGCAAAAGTTTTAAAGAAATATAATGGAGTCAGATTTGTGATGGCGGGCAACGGAGATTTGATGAACCGCTCAATTAGGCGTGTGGCAAGACTTGGAATTGCAGACCGTTTTCATTTTACCGGATTTTTAAAGGGATCTGACGTACGCAAGATGTTTTCTTATTCAGATGTTTACGTAATGCCATCTGTGTCAGAACCTTTTGGTATTTCTCCTCTGGAGGCCATGAAGTCAAATGTTCCCGTTATTATTTCTAAGCAGAGCGGAGTAGCGGAAGTTTTGAAGTATGCTCTTAAGGTAGATTTTTGGGATATAGACGCCTTGGCGGATTCTATTTATGCGCTGCTTAATTATCCTGCAATCTCAAAGATGAGCGTAAGATGCGGTGCGGATGAGGTTAACAGGCTAAAATGGGATAATGCTGCGCTTAAGATAAAAGATATTTATTCTCAGGTAATTGCAGAGGCAAAAAGGTAATTGCGCATCCCTGAAATTTGCGCGGAATTTTTATTAAGAAGTTAAGTAAAAACAAGTAATATGGAAAAGTCTTTATGCATGTACTTCCAGGTTCATCAGCCGGACAGATTGCGCCTGTACAGATTTTTTGATATAGGCATAGATAGCCATTACTATGATGAGTTTGCAAACAGGACAATTTTGCGCAGAGTTGCCCAGAAGTGCTATCTCCCTATGAACAAGCTGCTTCTGGAACTGATAAAACAAAACAAGGGCGAGTTTAAAGTCGCATTTTCCATAAGCGGAGTTGCGCTTGAGCAGTTTAGAAAACATTGTCCGGAAGTTTTAGACAGTTTTAAAAAATTGGCCGAGACTGGTTGCGCGGAATTTCTTGCAGAGACTTACTACCATTCTCTTGCCTCTTTAAAAAGTATGGAAAGCTTTAGGTATCAGATTAATCTGCATGCGGAGACAATCAAGAAATATTTTGGCGTTGCTCCAAAAGCTTTTAGAAATACAGAGCTTATTTATTCAGATGAGATAGGTGCCGCCGTTGCGTCCATGGGTTATAATACTATGCTGGCAGAGGGGGCAAAACATATTCTTGGCTGGAAGAGTCCTAACTTTGTATACACCAATGCAATAAATCCGCGTCAGAAATTATTGCTTAGAAATTTTGGATTGAGTGATGATATAGCATTCAGATTTTCAGATAGAAGCAATCCTTCATGGCCTATTACCGCAGAAAAATATGCCGGATGGGTTAATGATGCGGCAAAGGGAGATGATGTAATAAATCTATTTATGGATTATGAAACTTTTGGAGAGCACCAGGGAGTGCAAAGCGGAATATTTGATTTTATGAGAGCTTTGCCGGGTGCTGTTTTAAAGGGAACCAAGATAAAATTCAGAACTCCTTCAGAGGTTACGGAAATTCATCAGCCTGTTGCTCCGCTGCATGTTCCGTTTGCAATTTCATGGGCGGATGAGGAGCGCGATACCAGCGCATGGCTCGGCAATGAGCTTCAGAATGAGGCTTTTGAGAAGCTTTACGCTTTGGAGAAAAATGTGCTTGCATCCGGGAGCCAGACTCTTATATCAGATTTTGGCAAGCTGCAGGAGAGTGATCATTTTTATTATATGTGCACAAAGTTTTTCTCTGACGGAGCTGTGCACAAATATTTCAATCCGTACAATACTCCTTATGAGGCGTTCATTAATTACATGAATGTCTTGAGCGATTTTGAAATAAGAGTAAAGAAATCTGCAAAAGGGGATGTCGCGCAGCCGGAAAAAACTGAGGCTGAAAAGGTTGAGAAACCAGCTGCGTCAAAGCCTAAAGAGGCTGTGGCAAAGAGAGTTGCAGTAAAGAAGAAAATGGCAAAGGCTGTGAAGCCGGCTGAGAAAAAAAAGAAAGTAACTGTTAAAAAAGAGAGCGCGGAGAGTAAGAAAAAAGTTGCCGCGGAAAAAAGAAAAGAGCAGGCTGAAATATTGAAGCTTGTAAAAAAAGCGACGGCAAAAACAACTGTCGGGAAAAAAAAGAGTAGCAAATGATTCAAGGTAAAATAGAAAAGGCGGACTACCTGTTTGAGGTTAGCTGGGAAGTCTGCAACAAGGTTGGCGGCATCCATACCGTCATTGCAACAAAAGCACATAATCTTAGTAAGGAATACGGGAAAAACCACATATTGATAGGTCCTGATATCTGGATGGAAACTAAAAAAAATCCGGAGTTCTCAGAGGATCAGACTCTGTTTCATTCATGGAGGAAACAAGCTGCGGATGAGGGGCTTAGAGTGAGGATAGGAAGATGGAACGTTGCGGGAAAACCTATCGCGATTCTTGTAGATTTTTCCTCTTTTATCACTAGAAAAGATGAGATTTTTGCAAAGCTGTGGGAAGACTTTAAACTGGATTCTATTAGCGGGCAATGGGATTATGTAGAGCCTACTCTTTTTGGGTTCGCGACGGGTAAGGTCATTGAGAGTTTTGTGAACTTTTATATGCAGCCGCATCATAAGGTTGTAGCTCAGTTCCATGAATGGATGAGTGCTGCCGGACTGCTTTATATAAAGCACCAGAATCTTGCAATAGGAACCGTATTTACAACTCATGCAACGGTTGTTGGAAGATGTCTTGCCTGCAATAATATGCCGCTGTATGACTCTATAAATCTGTATGATGCAGATGAGAAGGCAAGGCAGTTTAATGTTGTTGCAAAGCATTCCCTGGAGAAGACGGCGGCTCAAAATGCGGATGTGTTT
The window above is part of the Bacteroidales bacterium genome. Proteins encoded here:
- a CDS encoding amylo-alpha-1,6-glucosidase → MAYLEFNKEKLVNLEYSLAREILLSNRAGGYVNTTIVCCNTRKYHGLLVVPIDNFGGEKHILLSNIHESLVQHGKCFNLGIASYGAVYEPRGHKYIVDFQMNYSSTITYQVGDMLFSKTIMFVRETEEVLIKYTLLESPSTATLRLKPFLAFRNIHALTKANTDADTRFTPADNGVAFCMYKGFPTLNLQLSKKNDWVACPDWYYNIVYKEESRRGFDDREDLFVPGYFEVPIKKGESIILSASTSPAISKELISRFAEEIKKRDNRRNSYDDCMKIAGKQFIIRNNGEYSICSGYSWDYECLRDSFIALPGLTVYNDGDEEKFHKVMENACTQKLNQLVAPSNQPDTPLWMFKTLQEYQDWKDDFWKFNDSNKVDVSVKERVQKDIWKRYGKVMREILESFLDGRRDEIKLHGNGLLWAKKTDTALSWMNVYDVNKKPITERGGYQVEVNALWYNALCYYTELDEKFGDGNFARHIAPVIKSIKDNYYNYFWSEERGHLADYVDEEGQNIYTRPNQLMACSVPYSPIEDEVKMKVLESVGRELLTTRGIRTLSPKNPLYKGVYEGNQSARDYAHHNGCAYPWILGPYINSCLRLQGKFWISKGMHLIHAFEEDMTVHGIGTISEMYDGNPPFLPHGCISFANSVGELIRAKYMLSRFGSKEPLPVPHPVGAECVTGSVKEKSANKKAGKKRVPAAAGKVKKGGVKR
- a CDS encoding glycosyltransferase family 4 protein → MRVLMFGWEFPPHISGGLGTACYGITKGLSNNGVEVLFVMPSASGDEDASAAHIINASDVSFEKSWTKVSDFFKNVKFLKVSSTLVPYVDPDEFKRLTVKEIEERRKKSEYEMFRVRYGDKYKFSGKYGTNLMEEVARYAMVAASIAAQNDFDVIHAHDWLTYAAGIAAKNISGKPLVVHVHATEFDRSGDNVNQIVYDIERMGMQAADKVITVSNLTRNIVISKYGVDPKKVVTVHNAVDFSAYKKMDVQRGVDEKIVTFLGRITFQKGPEYFIEAAAKVLKKYNGVRFVMAGNGDLMNRSIRRVARLGIADRFHFTGFLKGSDVRKMFSYSDVYVMPSVSEPFGISPLEAMKSNVPVIISKQSGVAEVLKYALKVDFWDIDALADSIYALLNYPAISKMSVRCGADEVNRLKWDNAALKIKDIYSQVIAEAKR
- a CDS encoding glycoside hydrolase family 57 protein, which encodes MEKSLCMYFQVHQPDRLRLYRFFDIGIDSHYYDEFANRTILRRVAQKCYLPMNKLLLELIKQNKGEFKVAFSISGVALEQFRKHCPEVLDSFKKLAETGCAEFLAETYYHSLASLKSMESFRYQINLHAETIKKYFGVAPKAFRNTELIYSDEIGAAVASMGYNTMLAEGAKHILGWKSPNFVYTNAINPRQKLLLRNFGLSDDIAFRFSDRSNPSWPITAEKYAGWVNDAAKGDDVINLFMDYETFGEHQGVQSGIFDFMRALPGAVLKGTKIKFRTPSEVTEIHQPVAPLHVPFAISWADEERDTSAWLGNELQNEAFEKLYALEKNVLASGSQTLISDFGKLQESDHFYYMCTKFFSDGAVHKYFNPYNTPYEAFINYMNVLSDFEIRVKKSAKGDVAQPEKTEAEKVEKPAASKPKEAVAKRVAVKKKMAKAVKPAEKKKKVTVKKESAESKKKVAAEKRKEQAEILKLVKKATAKTTVGKKKSSK